The following are from one region of the Fragaria vesca subsp. vesca unplaced genomic scaffold, FraVesHawaii_1.0 scf0511368, whole genome shotgun sequence genome:
- the LOC101303082 gene encoding uncharacterized protein LOC101303082, with amino-acid sequence MDKFANIIDPDATLSGSKNTRQQNIHDTLFKERTHSVHQFLARWVYEVGIPFHAIDNDSFKRFVEAVGQFGPGYRPPSQYLLREPLLKEEVDRTKSLLKTQEQEWASNGCSIMTDAWSDRKRRSIMNLCVNCKEGTTFLSSKEASNESHTGAYIFEYVDKCIEVVGPQNVVQVVTDNASNNMAAGELMKVKRPSIFWTSCATHTLNLMLQGIGNLPRFKGVIEKAKSFTIYIYAHHKTLALMRKYTKKRDIVRPGVTRFATAFLTLQSLMEKKNELRAMITSSEWSETKHAKSVKGKAAMNIALSASFWNGVNLSLKVFAPLVKVLRIVDGDRKPSMGFVYGEQLELNEEIKKVFKDQEAHYRPILDIVDAKARDRLDSPLHVAAYLLNPYYTFADPSLENDEVVMDGFFTCVEKLFPDIQTQNLVINIELHKYLKKEGLFGRNVAKEGCKQNDDAYDP; translated from the coding sequence ATGGACAAGTTTGCTAACATAATTGATCCCGATGCTACATTGAGTGGAAGCAAGAAtacaagacaacaaaatatccATGACACACTTTTCAAGGAACGAACACATAGTGTGCATCAATTTTTGGCAAGATGGGTGTATGAAGTTGGAATTCCTTTTCATGCTATTGATAATGATAGCTTCAAGAGGTTTGTAGAAGCGGTTGGTCAATTTGGTCCGGGTTACCGACCTCCAAGCCAATATTTATTAAGGGAGCCGTTATTGAAGGAAGAGGTAGATAGAACTAAAAGTTTGTTGAAGACCCAAGAACAAGAGTGGGCTTCAAATGGTTGCTCTATTATGACCGATGCTTGGAGTGACcggaaaagaagaagtattatgaatttgtgtgTCAATTGCAAGGAAGGCAcaacttttctctcttctaaGGAGGCATCAAATGAGTCACACACCGGGGCGTACATTTTTGAATACGTGGACAAGTGCATTGAAGTAGTTGGGCCACAAAATGTGGTTCAAGTGGTGACGGACAATGCTTCAAATAATATGGCGGCGGGAGAGTTGATGAAGGTGAAGAGGCCAAGCATATTTTGGACCTCATGTGCAACTCATACATTGAATCTTATGCTTCAAGGAATTGGCAACCTTCCTAGATTCAAAGGAGTCATTGAGAAGGCAAAGAGCTTCACCATCTACATTTATGCACATCACAAGACTTTGGCATTGATGAGAAAGTATACGAAGAAAAGAGACATAGTGAGGCCGGGAGTTACAAGATTTGCAACCGCTTTCCTCACTTTACAAAgcttgatggagaagaagaatgagttGAGAGCTATGATTACTAGTAGTGAATGGAGTGAAACCAAGCATGCAAAGAGTGTAAAGGGGAAGGCGGCCATGAATATTGCTTTGAGTGCTTCTTTTTGGAATGGGGTAAATCTTTCTTTAAAAGTTTTTGCTCCTTTAGTCAAGGTGTTGCGTATTGTTGATGGGGATAGAAAGCCATCAATGGGCTTTGTGTATGGAGAGCAATTAGAGCTAAACGAGGAGATTAAAAAGGTATTCAAAGATCAAGAAGCTCATTATCGGCCAATTCTTGACATTGTTGATGCGAAAGCCCGTGATCGACTTGATAGTCCATTGCATGTAGCGGCCTACCTCTTAAATCCTTACTACACATTTGCCGATCCAAGCCTTGAAAATGATGAGGTGGTCATGGATGGATTTTTTACTTGTGTTGAGAAATTATTTCCCGACatccaaactcaaaatttGGTGATAAATATAGAGTTGCATAAGTATTTGAAGAAAGAGGGTCTATTTGGAAGGAATGTAGCCAAGGAGGGATGCAAGCAAAATGATGACGCATACGATCCGG